The following is a genomic window from Rhododendron vialii isolate Sample 1 chromosome 9a, ASM3025357v1.
GCAAAATTCATAAATACTCCGTATATATTCCTATTAGTAAATCCATAAAATATGTCGCTTTATCCAAAGCTAATATCATACACAACAAATTGAGATTAACCAAACATAATCAAGAATTACTAGAAAATATCTCACAATAAATTTGAAGGACAAGCAGACATCGTAGCAACAATAGATTGAACCATGATGCATATTAACTGCAAATCTCACATCAAACCATTGCGCAATAACTATTCTGTAACTATTCTTTTACAAGAAAACACATGATTCCAAGCTCCGAAATCATCTATGACAAAGCTGGAAATCAAAAAGCCACAATCTGCTTTTACTCGCTTTCAAACATACCAAAACCAACTGTGCCGCGTACATTACACTACTTGGGTACTTTTCACATGTATTTAAAGAAGACCTGTGCTCCCAAACGGATTATGTGATTGTTGTGGATGAACAGCATGGTTGGTAGGAAATGCTCCAAACCCGGCATCACCAAAGGGATTTTGTGGGCCCATCATCAAATGTTGCTGTTGCTGCGGATAGGAAGGTTGTTGGTACGGACCAAAGGGATTGTTATGCTGGTGAACCATGGCTGCCATTTGGACTGATGGAGGAGGGGCAACAttgtttgaaaaggaaaatggatCCGCGACTTCGAATGGATTTGGGGCTGGCGTTCCAtacatgggctgctgagaggcTCTATACGCACCATCATCGTACAAACTGTTTAGGAGGAGCGAATCCATTCCACCAGCCTGCAATTCCAATAGTGAACACACATGTAATCTGAGATAGAGTTCTCTACATTTGTAAAGTGCTATCATAATCAAACACTTTAAACCACGAATGCGAGTGGGATACACACATTTTCTTTATAATTGTTGGTAGGGATCACCACACCACGATCCATGGCTTTTGGTCCGCAAACACTGAGCCTAGTAAGGTCTAGAATGTGGGCTCAAGTTTGCgagcagtcactttgtgcaacCAATACCAACGATTGCCTCATACCCAATCTACCCCTCATGGACATCACTTAATGAGTACCAGCAGGGTGTACCTTTTGTAACAAACATATTGGTAGTCTGCTAATTCCTAAGAcaagaaacaaaatacaaacaTCACATGGCCTCATCAAAAATCATGAAAGCACCCATATTTGACACAAGGCCCTTGGGGGAAGGGTACAGGAAATGTGTATAGCATGTTTCGTTTTGACATGCACTGGCAAGCATGTTTTGTAATTGAAGTTTATTATGGTAATTAAACTACCTTATCATCTCAGAAGCAAGGATACTAATAATTGATATATCTAATAATTTCAAGGAATGCAAGAATTAAGATACAGCACTGGCGAAACTAATATATCCCCCTTCATACTGTATTTTTAGTCATTTCTAGTTAAGAATGTCccaaatgtttttttgttttgaaaatcagAGCATTTGGTACTCCATTGTCGCAACATTCTAAGTTCACTATGAAAATACAGCCAATGCTTAGGTCATCATGTTTTAAGACTTACTAGAAAAAGAAAGTGGTAAGATATACTCATGACATGGCTAGAAACAAAGAATAATATAAATATAGCAGTGGAAAACTAAAAGCAAATATAAGGGCCTACCAATTGCCGCTCATTAACAGAGGAGATGTTGCTGCTAGGTGTGGTGACCAAGGCAAGTTCCCATCCAGTAGGATCCAGGTCTTTTGCTTGGAAACCACCAGAGTCAAGGGATGAAGTAGTACCTGGAGACATCTGACATTACTACCATTTAACACAGAATACTCCCAAACACAGATGTAATGGTGTATCTTGATTACCAGATGGAACAATGGCTAAAGCCATAGCATTGCTTTCCTCAATTGCAGATGCAGCAGCTGAGGTGACGGATAATCCCTGAAAACCCCAAAATAGAGAAGAATATATCACAAAAAGAGATTAAGAATTTCTGAAGCACAAGCACCTTGTAATAGGTCACCTACTGGTGTCAGACACTCCCAAATACGAGTGAATTATTTTAcgtttaaaaaaattcccattTGGACACTGCAGGGACACTCCACATCAGGGGTGTCAAATGGAACAATAAGCTATAGTTAAAGACAATGaaagtctttcttctttctttctttctttctttctttctttttttttctgtgataggtgatggttgaaaaattataaactaaatggtacttttatgaaaatttgcatcCACGGTAGATTATCGAATATACATTTTCCACGAACAATAAAGTGAATGGTACGATGACAAATTTTAATCATCTAACAACATCTGCTAATGAGCTTCCCGGTATTTTTTTAACGGTAAGAGCTGTGATAGTGTTTTTCATCGTTCATATTTGAACATCCAACATACACTAACGCGTTCCCAACATGTCATGTCCTCTATGTCCTAGTAATTTGCGCATCAAAGTTGGTGTCACATGTCCTTGTTGGCACATAATAAATatcaaataacaaaacaaaagcaacgAGTTCAGAGAATTTTACCAGCAGATCTCCAGTATCCAAGTTGGTGGGAGGAGGAGGTGGGGGAGGAGGAACATCAACATCCGATTCCGAGATAGCAACATCATCTACAGGCAAAGGTTTAGATTCATCAATGGATACTTCTTCTGTATCTTCAGGACCTTCTTCTGGTCTATATGTCAATAGGAGCCTTTCTGGATATTCCTGATAGAACAATAACGCACATACAAACTCAAAGTTGAACATCATCAGAATACTAAATAGTCATGCATGTCCAACAAAACTCAAGAAAGTACTTCTAGCATGAAAACAGGTCTGGGAAATATTATTGTACCGACCAATATGTCTCTGGGAGCAGGAACCATCCTTGGTGCCTCTCTTATATACTCTTCCATGGTTGCAAGAAAAGACTGTGGAGGCTGGAAAAGATGAACAAATGTCAAGTAGGCGCAAACAACAGCATTGAGAAATAAAATAGAACCACCTATGCCTTATATTCCAGTCAGAGCTTCATCACCTCTCTTAAAACAGGAAACTGGAAATTCCGAGCTAGTTCAAGACCTTTGCAAACTTCATAGAAATCAGAAAGGTTTCCAGCCTGAATGAAACACCAATCTTCGTAGAATTACAACCCCAAATCTGATTGTTTAAAGAGTAGATGATTTAAtaagatttaaaaaattaatgcaaatcACCTGTTGGCCAGCGCGTTTATATACATCAAGGGCTTTGATTGCTTCATGTCTTGGCATCTCAAAAAACTGAAGAAGAGAAAAcattatttcaaaaagaaatcaactGTGTAAACTGACACATAGCACTTTCTAAAAGTATCTTGCAGGAAAATGAAGGCAACTCACCTTATCAATCAGATTGATAATCCCATCATTAATTGCACAGTATATCTTAAAACTCTCTTTGAGTACCTGGAGAAAGATATATTAGACAAGCACGTTATGACAAAGGGGTTGGCAATTGTGTGACCAAAACAATTAACCAAATATATATGAGAAGCCCTAAAAAATCCAACTTCAGCCACAATTCCAATCTTATAAGTGTTCGCTTAACTAAGAAAGGCCCAAGTTCTCGTCTTTTTCTTCAAATGAATTCATTATTACTACAATGACTAGCAAATTAATTTTTACATGGTTTGACAGACCTAATGCTTAGTTATCTACTCTGCATGGTCTTTGGGATATCCTTCAATATCATTTCAGTAACATCTACTTCTAAACTCCGTTGTGATTCGAAAAAGTTAAACAAAACATACCAAAGCCAGGGCATACTGTATAACGTAATTGCCGACTGCTGCTCCTTCAGGCTGCAAAAATGAAATACCTAATTTCATCAGATTTtatcataaaaaatttcaaaatatccaCATGTGCATCATCTTTGAAATTGAAACGGATATGCAACTAAATAATGAGGTTTCAGAAAGAGTACCCTGCATCCAACGAGTCGATATAGCAGCTGCTGCAAAGCAGGTAACTGATCCAACAATTCTTCACTGTCCAGCTCCCTAGTTCTGCTGTAGCCCTatgagcagagagagagatggggattGGAAAATGTCAGCTAACATAACTAGACCAACACAATTAACCAACACTCACCAAGAACCAAAATCATCCCCCAAAATTAATGTTCAGTTAAAATTCATAATGTAAAAGAAACACACGTAATATCGGAGAGACTTTAAAATGGAATCTGATTACAAAAAAAGCACAATCTCAAGAAATACAGTACAGAACCAAATCAAGAGTTTTAATTGTCCTACTTATCATTTCTGTCCCAATTTACACAGAATCCTTAAATCTCTCCAGTCTCCAATCCCCTTAAGTAGATATGATGATTCATCTGATGCATACCTTCTCCGGCCCTTGGCCAGGTCTAGGGAGACGCTCGGCTTCAATGTCATATTTCAGAATCCTAAAGCATTCAAGTCGTTCTTCCAAGAACAGTGAATAGGTACGCACCCAGGCAGAGCAATCCCAAGCTGCAGGAAGGAAAAACAACTTCAACAAAACATCCAAAAGCACAAAAATTGCATCCACAGTAGAAAAACTATATGACAGCTCATGTCAGCAAGATACGACCCAGCAGGCAGCAGCAATTGAAATAACAAGAAACAGGTCCTAAAACTAACCAATGGGGCTTGTATCATCTTTGAAATTGGATAATTGGAGAATATGCCCTCTTTGTTGGAAATTCAGAAGTTCTTCTCTAAATGTAGGATCCCCCTCCCTCAATGTCCTATGGACAACTATTAGTGTCTTCAATGCCACCTGCTcataaagagaaagaaaataatcaaaaaaaattgtatatatgAATCTGAGTTACTGAAGGATAATTATGAGCTATATTTTTTGCTACTGTAACCATCAACTGTCACTAAGTAACTGTTATCTACCTTCATCACAAAGTTCCGTTCATGAAGAGTAGATTTGCAACATGGATCCGGCATTTTCAAGGGGCATATTAGACTATATAGATGACATAGGCAcgagaaaatacaaaaatggcAACATAAAGGATAAACTGTAGATGAACAGCATTCAATAGGGTCCTCAAATTGTGTTTAACAAATGGTCTTCTATGAACAAGTAATGTTTTtaaaccaccaaaaaaaaacacacacaaaagcaATGGAGTTACTTCAAAGTAAATAAGATAAAGTGAGTCAACGGAAAGCGGCTATGAAATCCTCAACTTCTAGGAGTGTATTATCAAACCAAGAGAAGCCTAGCACACACACCAGCTTTATACCAATATGCTTGACAAACATTACAGCCAtgatatttacccaaaaaaaaaaaacattacagCCATGatctaagaaaagaaaattccgTCTCAGAACAACCTAGTCCCCTATCGTTCAAAATTTGGATTCAATATGAGAGGTATCTAATAAGGCATACTAGATTCCTCTCTGATCAAATCCATCACCCTTTTTGTCTATTTCTTCCCCTTTCCTTCACTGAAAAAATGTTAGAACCCTAAGTCTAGTGTCTCttatcccaaatcctttcttttaCAACAATTCTCATTGAAACCGATTCTTATGAATTCTTTCTCTTCTAACTTAGATCGGAAACAAACCCTTCCTCAAGGTAAACGCTCTTGCATGGTCAACGGCCAAATAAGTGCTTACATGGACTTCTTATAGTGCAAAAGTACATATTATTAGGTTATGGCCTGGgacaaaatgaaattcaaacaatTAGGAACCACATAAGGATTCATGAGTGTTCTAAAAGTGGCTAGGCGCTAGTCAAGCAGCCGGGCACAGCCTAGTGCCAAGGCCAATTAATGGGGGATTAATCAGTGCCCAGAGATTAGTTGTTTTTATACATAAATATTCTCCACCTCCTCCCCGAGTTTGGAATAAGTGGAACATAAGTAGAACAAAACATTACATAACATCCAAAGTGTGAACATTAATCAGTCATCCATCTATCCATccatcaaaatcaaactttatATTATACCCTATATAGGTTATAGAGACATGGAAACGACGTACTCCCATATAAATAGTCAATACATAATGCAAAGGTTAATGTTCATTGTCCAAAACAAATGAAACCAAGTAGTACCAAATAactagtcaattacaaagttcaaTGCTCAAAGTTCAAAaccaaataaaactaactagTATGAAATTACTAGTCAATTACTCCTCTTCATTGCCATATCCCTCCAAAAAACCCTTGTAGTATATTACCATAACAGCTAATccccttaaatttgaaaaatcatgtatttaacCCCGATTAATCCCACCTAGCCGCCTAATTATCCGATTAATCCCGCCTAGCCGCCTAATTCGCCGCTTAGCCGCCTAATTCTGCCCAGCCGATTAGTCGCCGACTAATCCCACCTCGCCGCCTAATCCCCCCAAACCACCCAACCGATTAGTCGCCAACTAATCCCGTCTAGTGGCCAACTAATCGTCCCGACGCCTAATTCAAAGCTTAAGCCCATAGTGTCAAGGTGACCAGGCACCACCATAGGTTGAGCATTGACAAATGAGTTAAAATGCAAAGATAAAACTATCCCAATTTTTAGACCACTGGGATTCATGAACGGCTCATTGACAATGAGATGAGTTAAACTACAGAGATAAAACCATAACATAGGTTGACCTCCCCCCCCTCCCCtgcccaacaacaacaacaacaacaaaaaaggttTAGCTTTTGCATACGTTAACATATAAAGAATACTGTACGTTTACAAATTCTGTTGAAGAACTATCACTCTCATGGATAAAAAAGATTTACTTGAATTAAGAAGAAGTAGAACAAACACCTATTCGAGTGTAAATTTGAACCTAAATCTCATCTTTCTACAATTGTCCCACCATTTTCGAAATTCCCACGTACACATCTTCCCCACCACTTCACAAAATCAAGAACCAAATGTCAACTCTACAAGGAAGATAAGAGCGATGAAACCACGAAAAACGCTGGAAAAGTTAATGTAGTACAAACATAGCACAAAGCCACAAACTAATTAACATAATTTGGTTTCTCCATTGCATCCACAAAAGATTTACCTTCGGCTGAGAGGATAATGGCTACTTATACGGTTATACCATTTTCATGAAGAAGTCATTTTTGCCacctatggagcacgggtacgggtacgggaaacggcaaaacctcaaaaaagtagggtacggtGGGGGTACAGCGAAtagatatatataatttattattatttttatgtgtttttttatctttaaatgtcaaaaaaaatattttatatcaCTTAAATTGCAAAACATTCAAAAGATAATCCAGTTGTAGTCCAATAAACAATTAATAGGCCCAGAGCCTAATTTAATGAAGGAGCCCAAACCCATAAACACTTCTTCTATGGAATAGAAAAGCCCACAAACCCATAACTAAATGAAAGCCCAATAAGTAGACAAACCCAACAAAACTAGTCAAGCCCTACAAGTTtgcttcttccttttcttcttgcgTCTGTTGCAGCAGCTGCTGTAGCTGTCCAGATTGAACACAAGCTGCTGCATCAAGactggtatctctctctctctctctctctctctctctctctctctctctctctctctctctctctct
Proteins encoded in this region:
- the LOC131301866 gene encoding putative clathrin assembly protein At2g01600, with translation MGTLQSWRKAYGALKDQTKVGLAQINSDFKDVDVAIVKATNHVECPPKERHLRKILAATSAIRPRADVAYCIHALARRLAKTHNWTVALKTLIVVHRTLREGDPTFREELLNFQQRGHILQLSNFKDDTSPIAWDCSAWVRTYSLFLEERLECFRILKYDIEAERLPRPGQGPEKGYSRTRELDSEELLDQLPALQQLLYRLVGCRPEGAAVGNYVIQYALALVLKESFKIYCAINDGIINLIDKFFEMPRHEAIKALDVYKRAGQQAGNLSDFYEVCKGLELARNFQFPVLREPPQSFLATMEEYIREAPRMVPAPRDILEYPERLLLTYRPEEGPEDTEEVSIDESKPLPVDDVAISESDVDVPPPPPPPPTNLDTGDLLGLSVTSAAASAIEESNAMALAIVPSGTTSSLDSGGFQAKDLDPTGWELALVTTPSSNISSVNERQLAGGMDSLLLNSLYDDGAYRASQQPMYGTPAPNPFEVADPFSFSNNVAPPPSVQMAAMVHQHNNPFGPYQQPSYPQQQQHLMMGPQNPFGDAGFGAFPTNHAVHPQQSHNPFGSTGLL